AAAGAATGGTCGCCGGGTGCATGGTCTCCCAGCCAGAGGGTAGCTCCGTACGCACTGGCGGCTTCTTTGGCTCCTTCGGCGCGGCGGGAACTGGAGTTCCGGCATCCTCTCCGGCCTGCTGGGCAGCATTGGCCGAAGCGTTCATCTCGGGTACGACATAGCCCTCGCGCTCCCACTCCGCGAACAGCTTGTAGATGGCAAACGAAGCCAGATTCAACATGGGCAGATCATCATCCGGTGCATCGGCCTCATCCTCTTTAGTGTCTATTGGCTCCGCACCTATCTCCACCTGGTGAATACGGGGAGGCTTAGGCGTCATCTTCGCAATTATAAAATCGCGCCAAGCCTTCTCGCAGGCCGCGTTCTTGGCTGTCATCTTTGAGGTACCCTTGCCCTCGTACTGATTGGAGTTCACAGTGACAACGGCCGTGAATCCCCCGTCGGTATTGCTGACGATGGTGAAATCGCTGATGGTCACGCCCTTAACCTCGTTGAGGGCCATCAGAGCGTTCTTGGGGAGCATGGACTTGCGCAGCTGGCGGTTCTGTCGCAGCTTCTTGTCCCGAGTGCGTTCTACGATCGAGTTAAAAGACATATATGTTATTGTAAAAATGTTGAGTAATTTCCAGTCTGTCCTTCCATAAGAACTCTAGTgattcgtgtgtgtgtgtgataaaAGTCTGGGAAAACTGATCACCAAAGAATTCCACGCTTACCAGACGACTTCTTGCGCTTTTGGAAGATCTTTTTAAATGGGATCTTGCCCCCGATGCCGCTGGCACTGGTATTGTCCTCTATAATGTCGACGGACGGTTCATCGTCGCCAGAGATCGGCTCCTCCTTGATGATAACTGGCAAGGGCAGCTTCGAGGCGATGGCGTCCGCATCCGGATTTTCCTGCTGGACGGACGAGTTCGGCACTTGAACGGGGACAGGAGTCGATGGCTGCTGAACAGCCACCGGAGTGGCCGGTGTCGGATATGAAGCCACCGGAGGAGACTGCTGCTCCTGGACATTGGCGGCCTGCAACGGCATTTGGATCAAAGGCTTGACGGTGGCATTGGGATTCTGCGTTTGCGAAAGAGTTAACCGATTAGTTAGCAAAGGCAACGGGCTGGTCCAGTGGGTCGACAGAAAAGCGACTCGCTGGCCAACGGAAACCATCAAGTCGTCAAATTACCAGGAAGCGTCAGGGTGGTCGGCTGGTCAACTTAAAACCATAGTTCAGGAAATAGCCATGGCCATTCCTGCGACCCAAGTGCCCCGAAACGAAGCTCCGCACCAACGGAGCCACCTGCCCAGCTACTGTGGATCTAGGGTAGGGTAACAATTCCCTCATTAATTTTAGGGGTTTAAAAACAGCAAAGTCCGATTAAGAAATAAATGCAGTCTTATGGTGAGTTAATTTTTCGTTAATGTATTCTGTTGCAGCGAGGTTCGagaaaatcaaattcaaattctaaTAGAATTTTCTCCGATATGCAAAAATAGAGTAATTTTTAATGACTAGTGCTCTATAAGTTACACAattctaaaataagttaaattttttctaTTTTAGTAAGAAACAAATCAAACACGAATTCATTTTGGACTTGGAATAGTATAGTTATGGGGATCCTTCGGTCATCGGCTGAGCTCATGGTCGCCGGCTCGTTTCGGGCACTTTCGGTGGAGTGAATGGGCATTGCTATCTGACGCAAAACTAATAATTTTAGT
The Drosophila mauritiana strain mau12 chromosome X, ASM438214v1, whole genome shotgun sequence DNA segment above includes these coding regions:
- the LOC117147082 gene encoding double-stranded RNA-specific editase 1-like isoform X1, with translation MVSVGQRVAFLSTHWTSPLPLLTNRLTLSQTQNPNATVKPLIQMPLQAANVQEQQSPPVASYPTPATPVAVQQPSTPVPVQVPNSSVQQENPDADAIASKLPLPVIIKEEPISGDDEPSVDIIEDNTSASGIGGKIPFKKIFQKRKKSSERTRDKKLRQNRQLRKSMLPKNALMALNEVKGVTISDFTIVSNTDGGFTAVVTVNSNQYEGKGTSKMTAKNAACEKAWRDFIIAKMTPKPPRIHQVEIGAEPIDTKEDEADAPDDDLPMLNLASFAIYKLFAEWEREGYVVPEMNASANAAQQAGEDAGTPVPAAPKEPKKPPVRTELPSGWETMHPATILCIMRPELNYVNYGSSGDNTNGMQHLGITVDNQEFHAHGRSKKIARRNVAVKVCNSLFGTNFTYDDTT
- the LOC117147082 gene encoding double-stranded RNA-specific editase 1-like isoform X2 gives rise to the protein MEGNLCPLAENNKPFVFGGIYNPNATVKPLIQMPLQAANVQEQQSPPVASYPTPATPVAVQQPSTPVPVQVPNSSVQQENPDADAIASKLPLPVIIKEEPISGDDEPSVDIIEDNTSASGIGGKIPFKKIFQKRKKSSERTRDKKLRQNRQLRKSMLPKNALMALNEVKGVTISDFTIVSNTDGGFTAVVTVNSNQYEGKGTSKMTAKNAACEKAWRDFIIAKMTPKPPRIHQVEIGAEPIDTKEDEADAPDDDLPMLNLASFAIYKLFAEWEREGYVVPEMNASANAAQQAGEDAGTPVPAAPKEPKKPPVRTELPSGWETMHPATILCIMRPELNYVNYGSSGDNTNGMQHLGITVDNQEFHAHGRSKKIARRNVAVKVCNSLFGTNFTYDDTT
- the LOC117147082 gene encoding double-stranded RNA-specific editase 1-like isoform X3 yields the protein MPLQAANVQEQQSPPVASYPTPATPVAVQQPSTPVPVQVPNSSVQQENPDADAIASKLPLPVIIKEEPISGDDEPSVDIIEDNTSASGIGGKIPFKKIFQKRKKSSERTRDKKLRQNRQLRKSMLPKNALMALNEVKGVTISDFTIVSNTDGGFTAVVTVNSNQYEGKGTSKMTAKNAACEKAWRDFIIAKMTPKPPRIHQVEIGAEPIDTKEDEADAPDDDLPMLNLASFAIYKLFAEWEREGYVVPEMNASANAAQQAGEDAGTPVPAAPKEPKKPPVRTELPSGWETMHPATILCIMRPELNYVNYGSSGDNTNGMQHLGITVDNQEFHAHGRSKKIARRNVAVKVCNSLFGTNFTYDDTT